From a single Brassica napus cultivar Da-Ae chromosome C9, Da-Ae, whole genome shotgun sequence genomic region:
- the LOC106350365 gene encoding uncharacterized protein LOC106350365: MKNSEMRPPGSAPLPEAHKAEKKDPKESNHVYNKRRTHGRGRGGYKGRGGCDNYAYGRGYGNHNNCGRGSNYGRGRANFGRESLKNKNPEAHMVHDNGYDADDDFDREKDDPMDHETSDYLKD; this comes from the exons atgaagaacagtgagatgagacctccaGGATCAGCACCATTACCAGAAGCTCACAAAGctgaaaagaaagatcccaaagaaAGCAACCACGTTTATAATAAGAGAAGAACacatggcagaggccgtggtgGGTACAAGGGACGTGGTGGCTGTGACAATTATGCTTATGGCCGTGGATATGGAAACCACAATAActgtggtcgtggttccaactATGGCCGTGGAAGAGCCAATTTTGGCCGCG AGAGtcttaagaacaagaacccaGAAGCTCATATGGTTCACGACAATGGgtatgatgctgatgatgatttCGACCGTGAAAAGGATGATCCAATGGATCATGAGACATCAGATTATCTTAAAGactaa
- the LOC106347808 gene encoding homeobox-leucine zipper protein HDG7-like: MNGDFDISKGDDEFESDSFEAMSGDDDDKHEQRPKKKKKKMSKYRRHTSYQIQELESFFKVCPHPNEKQRLELGSKLSLEGKQIKFWFQNRRTQMKTQLERHENAILRQENEKLRVENGILKEAMRSPPTCNNCGGAATPGEVSHEQQQLRMENAKLKYELDKLCALANRFIGGSISLEQPSNGGVASQDLSLGHGFTRGSSTFMDIAAVAMDEVIRLAEVDNPLWTKCSKSERDSMKHDQYTSIFAGSKHPGFAAEGSRETGLVLINSLTLVETLMDTNQWAEMFECIVAVASTVEVISNGSGGSRNGALQLMQAEFQVMSPLVPIRQVKFLRYCKQHGDGLWAVVDVSYDVNRESQDLKSFGGLKRLPSGCIIQDIGNGCSKVTWTEHSEYEGSHIHPLYQQLLGSSVGLGATKWLATLQRRCESYTTLSSSPDQTDLSLAGTKSTLTLAQRMRSNFYSGITASPIHKWEKLVAENVGQDTRILTRKSLQPSGVVLSAATSMWLPVTQQRLFEFLCDGKCRNQWDILCNGASMENMLLIPQRQSEGRCISLLQPAGKHQNESSMLILQETWSDASGALVVYAPVDVPSMNMVMSGGDSANVALLPSGFSISPDGSSWSDQIDTNGRLVNHESKGCLLTVGFQILVNSVPTTKLNMESVQTVNNLIACTIHKIKAALSIPA; encoded by the exons ATGAATGGTGATTTTGATATTTCTAAAGGAGATGATGAGTTTGAGAGTGATAGCTTCGAAGCAATGTCTGGCGATGATGATGATAAACATGAACAACGccctaaaaagaagaagaagaagatgtcaaaGTACCGTAGACACACTTCTTACCAGATTCAAGAACTCGAATC TTTCTTCAAAGTGTGTCCTCATCCTAATGAGAAGCAAAGGCTTGAACTTGGAAGCAAACTTTCTTTGGAGGGTAAGCAAATCAAGTTTTGGTTTCAGAACAGAAGAACACAAATGAAG ACGCAACTAGAGAGGCATGAGAATGCGATTCTCAGACAAGAGAATGAAAAACTGCGTGTGGAAAACGGTATCCTTAAAGAAGCAATGAGAAGTCCTCCTACATGCAACAACTGTGGTGGAGCAGCTACACCTGGTGAGGTCTCACATGAGCAGCAGCAGCTTAGGATGGAGAACGCTAAGCTTAAGTACGAGCTCGACAAGCTTTGCGCTTTAGCAAACAGATTCATTGGCGGTTCTATCTCACTCGAGCAGCCTTCAAACGGTGGGGTTGCCTCACAGGATTTGTCTTTAGGACATGGTTTCACCAGAGGTAGTTCGACCTTTATGGATATTGCCGCGGTGGCTATGGATGAGGTGATAAGGCTAGCTGAAGTGGATAATCCTTTATGGACAAAATGTTCAAAGAGCGAGAGGGATTCAATGAAGCACGACCAGTATACAAGCATTTTTGCGGGAAGTAAGCATCCAGGTTTTGCAGCTGAAGGTTCAAGAGAAACTGGTTTAGTTCTCATCAATAGCTTGACTCTAGTGGAAACTCTAATGGACACG AACCAATGGGCAGAGATGTTTGAGTGTATTGTAGCTGTTGCATCAACCGTTGAAGTGATATCTAACGGTAGTGGTGGATCTAGAAACGGCGCTCTTCAGTTG ATGCAAGCAGAGTTTCAAGTGATGTCTCCATTGGTTCCAATCAGACAAGTAAAGTTTCTTAGGTATTGCAAGCAACATGGAGATGGTTTATGGGCGGTAGTGGATGTTTCTTATGATGTAAACAGAGAAAGTCAGGACTTGAAGTCTTTTGGTGGCTTAAAGAGGCTTCCCTCAGGATGCATCATACAAGACATAGGCAATGGTTGCTCCAAG GTGACGTGGACTGAACATTCAGAGTATGAAGGGAGTCATATCCATCCTCTTTACCAACAATTGCTCGGTTCTTCGGTTGGGTTAGGTGCAACCAAATGGCTTGCAACTCTGCAGAGACGATGTGAAAGCTACACAACCCTTTCGTCTTCTCCAGACCAAACAG ATTTGTCACTTGCTGGCACCAAGAGCACACTAACACTCGCACAGCGTATGAGGAGCAACTTCTATTCAGGCATAACTGCATCGCCCATTCACAAATGGGAGAAGCTTGTCGCTGAGAACGTAGGGCAGGACACAAGGATACTGACCAGGAAGAGCCTTCAGCCTTCTGGCGTTGTCTTAAGCGCTGCAACGTCTATGTGGCTACCGGTGACTCAGCAGAGACTGTTTGAGTTTCTGTGTGATGGTAAATGCAGAAACCAGTGGGATATTTTGTGTAATGGTGCTTCAATGGAAAACATGCTTCTCATCCCACAAAGGCAAAGTGAAGGAAGATGCATCTCTCTTCTTCAACCTGCC GGAAAGCATCAAAATGAGAGCAGTATGCTAATCCTGCAAGAGACATGGAGTGATGCTTCTGGTGCGCTTGTGGTTTATGCGCCCGTCGATGTGCCATCTATGAACATGGTAATGAGCGGTGGAGACTCAGCTAACGTTGCACTTCTTCCATCGGGGTTCTCTATATCGCCTGATGGGTCATCATGGTCGGATCAGATCGATACCAATGGACGTTTGGTGAACCATGAAAGCAAAGGATGTCTCCTGACAGTAGGGTTTCAGATCTTAGTGAACAGCGTACCGACCACAAAACTCAACATGGAATCTGTTCAAACTGTGAACAACCTCATCGCTTGCACCATTCACAAGATCAAAGCCGCTCTTAGTATACCTGCTTAG
- the LOC106347809 gene encoding uncharacterized protein LOC106347809, protein MLDLFGTYRNLILQTLLSLSLTLILYFLRIPIIFLYGLCTYIQPENLGQNSAGSGVRAAIRRPSNTDDPKPNNELRRRNRSKDKSEFDETNAQIFRIKLDEDHLRSRMYFTEYNSLFVVSFLSLSSFLLQKYFSVDDKGLLFPLVLGFIALCKVFVALAKISIERSASKRSEKKLSLIFGALGFVFGIIISAGVFPKGFDFQLGSVDAFCCILISFSMACIAGFLYMPAGRSARSFWVGTDQIRSNLSIISCGWFGRMILYVNYIVSVFTSLLWIHPLAEILVKRSGNAGGLVGNVGFSTSDFGRFRVLCLLLSGLLQAMAVRPNLQMFLNEAVLSWYQRLHGSKTPDLEFSRAKMFLHNHYLCLVALQFVAPSVLVIIFLGLSQIDLRSFAVSQLVCGSLPCSEFVGQVGLLMSWWVLFVWSAFASASLVFYRRGVLYVS, encoded by the coding sequence ATGCTCGACCTCTTCGGGACCTACAGGAACCTCATCCTCCAAACCCTACTATCCCTCTCCTTAACCCTAATCCTCTACTTCCTCAGAATCCCGATCATCTTCCTCTACGGCCTCTGCACCTACATCCAACCGGAGAATCTCGGCCAGAACAGCGCCGGAAGTGGAGTCAGAGCCGCGATCCGACGTCCTTCAAACACAGACGATCCCAAACCCAACAATGAActcagaagaagaaacagatcCAAGGACAAATCCGAATTCGACGAAACCAACGCTCAGATCTTCCGAATCAAACTCGACGAAGACCACCTCAGATCCCGCATGTACTTCACCGAGTACAACTCCCTCTTCGTTGTATCCTTCCTATCTCTCTCCTCCTTCCTTCTCCAGAAGTACTTCTCCGTAGATGATAAGGGCCTTTTGTTCCCTCTTGTTCTCGGATTCATCGCCTTGTGCAAAGTCTTCGTTGCGTTAGCTAAGATCTCGATCGAGAGATCTGCGTCCAAGCGATCTGAGAAGAAACTTAGCTTGATCTTCGGGGCGTTAGGGTTTGTCTTCGGGATTATAATCAGTGCTGGTGTCTTCCCTAAAGGGTTTGACTTTCAGTTAGGCTCCGTTGATGCCTTCTGCTGTATactcatctccttctccatGGCGTGCATCGCTGGGTTCCTCTACATGCCTGCGGGGAGAAGTGCGAGGTCGTTTTGGGTTGGAACTGATCAGATTAGGAGTAATCTCTCGATCATATCTTGTGGATGGTTCGGTAGAATGATTCTTTATGTGAACTACATTGTATCCGTTTTCACTTCGTTGCTTTGGATCCATCCTTTGGCTGAGATTCTAGTGAAGAGAAGCGGCAATGCTGGTGGGTTGGTTGGTAATGTAGGCTTCTCGACTAGTGATTTCGGCAGGTTTCGTGTTCTGTGTTTGTTGCTGTCCGGTTTGCTACAGGCTATGGCGGTTCGTCCTAACCTTCAGATGTTTTTGAACGAAGCGGTGTTATCTTGGTATCAGCGATTACATGGGAGTAAGACTCCTGATTTGGAGTTTAGCAGGGCGAAGATGTTTCTTCATAACCACTACTTGTGCCTCGTTGCTTTGCAGTTTGTGGCGCCGTCCGTTCTTGTGATCATTTTCCTCGGATTGTCTCAGATTGATCTACGCTCCTTTGCTGTTTCTCAACTGGTATGTGGTTCTTTGCCTTGCAGCGAGTTCGTGGGACAAGTTGGTTTGTTGATGTCTTGGTGGGTTCTTTTTGTTTGGTCGGCTTTTGCTTCTGCAAGTCTTGTTTTCTATCGGCGTGGTGTCTTATATGTTTCTTGA